The following nucleotide sequence is from Methanococcus voltae.
TTACATTAAGATATTATAAATTAATGTAAAATTATGGGAAATTATGGATTATTCTGAAATTGAACTTTCTTTAAGGAATCGCGAAATATTGGTTGATAAAGGTGCCTATAGCATAAAGAGAAAATTCGCATTTTTACTTCAAAAAGAGGATGTTTTGCTTTTTGACGAAAATAAATACTATGCAAATGACGAAGTAATAGTTTTGGATGACTATTCCTATTCTGATAGTAAGCGACCAAAAGAATATCTTAAGGTTTTTGAAATTAGTAATATATCTAAAAGATAAAACTTAAGGTAGAAATTGTAAAAAATAAGAATAAAAATAAAAAAATAATGTACAAATAAAAAAAATTTACGATTAAATGATTTAAAATCAACTTGTAAACAACATGTAATGATTATTAAGTGTATTATGGTGATATTATGGCTTTAGATGAAAAATTGGCTATTTTAAACGGGGTTTTTGGAGTTGTATTTGGATATTTGGCTAATTACGTATATACAATGGGTTTGGGCTTTTTAAGTGGAATAGCTACCATTGTATTTTTACTTATTGGATTCATAGTTTCAGGACACGTTACTTCTAAACTCTTTGGAAACAAGAGTATGTCTCAAAAACAATGGTTAGGTGGGGGATTGCCAATATATTTCTTCATAGCTATTGTATTTTGGGTTTTAGCTTATAATGGAATTTTTTAAGTAATAATGTAATTTTCTAAACATTATTCTTGCATATTTCTTGAATATATTTTTAACAAATAATTACCCTATTTTATTTTTAATTTTAAATAATATAATTTTAATTAATATTAGTTTTGATATTAAGTCTTCATTTCTTTATCCAAATCGTAAAAACTATATCTTATAAGTTTAAAATATAAAATAGTTTAAAAATATGAAATACAACATTATCAATTGAAAATTATACTTTAAATATACGGACTAATGGTGTTACAATGTATACTATAAAAACGCAAAATTCAGAAGATCTATACGATGAAGCAAGGAAATACCTAGTAGGGGGTGTAAATAGCCCAGTTAGGGCTTTTAAGCCATATCCTTTTTTTGTAAAAAGTGCTAAAGAATGTTATTTGATAGACGAAGACGATAACCAGTACATAGATTATTGTTTAGCGTACGGTCCTATGGTTTTAGGTCACGCAAATCAAGATATATTATCTAAAGTAAAAGAACAGATGGATTTAGGCACTGCGTATGGAGTTCCTGCAAAAAAAGAGATTGAACTTGCAAAAGAGATAATCGATAGGATACCTTGCGCAGAAATGGTAAGGTTTGTTAATTCTGGAACTGAAGCAACAATGAGTGCAATTAGATTGGCTAGGGGAGTAACTGGCAAAAATAAAATAATTAAATTTGACGGTGCTTATCACGGAGCACACGACTATGTACTTGTAAAAAGTGGTAGTGGTGCTTTAACACATGGTTCTCCAAATTCTCCCGGAATTCCTGCAGATACTACAAAAAATACTATATTATTGCCATTTAACAACCGTGAATTGATGAAAAAAACCATAGCCGAGCAAAAAGAGGAAATAGCTTGTATCATAGTCGAACCTGTTATGGGTAATGTAGGATGTATTTTACCAAATGATGACTACTTAAAATTCTTAAGGGAAATAACTGAAGAAAATAACATTGTATTGATATTCGATGAAGTAATAACTGGTTTCAGATTATCAAAAGGTGGGGCTCAGGAATATTTTGGAGTGACACCTGATTTGGTGACTTTAGGTAAAATATTAGGTGGTGGTTTCCCTATCGGAGCAATTGCTGGTAAAAAAGAATTAATGGAAAACTTTTCACCAAATGGTACAATATATCAAGCAGGTACTTTTAATGGTAATCCCGTATCTATAACCGCAGGAATCGAAACCTTAAAGTGCTTAAATGATGACTTTTACAAAGAAACTACGAAAAAGGCAACAATCTTATCAAATCACCTAAGGGAGTTATCTGACAAATACAACATTGAGACAAAAGTTTACAATGTAGCATCTATCTTCCAAGTTTACTTCAATAAAAACGAAGTATTGAATTATGATATTGCAAAAGATAGTAATACTGAATTATTTGGTAAATATTTCTTTGGTTTATTGAATAATGGCGTATTTATAGCCCCTTCACAGTTCGAGTGCTGTTTCACATCCATAGCACATAAGGAAAAGGATATATCAATCACGATGGATGTAATGGAAAAGGCATTTAAGTCTTTAAAATAATATTTAAAAAAATACTTTTAATTTTTTTATCTTTTATTTAATTTTTTATTTTTTTAATTTTTTATTTTTTAAAGTTTCAACATGTAATGGAAAAAAGAATTAGTTAATAATGTTAATTCATCAGTAATTAAATAACTTGGGATTTTTCCAATATATCTATTGCTTTTTTCTTATCAAATCCATTTCTTAAAATTGTATATCTTTTCCTTAATGTATGGGCGTTACATAGAGCTTCAATAGCTACATCTTCATCATAACCTAATTCAAAGATGTTAACCGGTGATTTAACAATTTTTAGAGATTTTAAGATTTCAAAGTAGTCTTTGTTATCTAACATACTTTCTTCAACATATGCTTTGGCAAATATTAGTGTACCGACTCCACACTGCTCCCCGTGAAGTGATTTATTATCTATGGTGCCTTCTTTCTTAAGTTTGTCTAGGGAATGTGAAAATAAGTGTTCACTACCTGATGCAGGGCGTGAAGAATGAGCAATAGCAATTGCCATCCCGCTAGCAATAAGTGCTTTAACTATTTTTTTAGGGTATTCTTTCAAATTGTCATTGTTTTTAGAATTATTTATATATTCAATAAGTTCTTCAGCAATAGTTTTTGAAAATATGGCTGAACTTTCACTATATTTCTCATTATTTTCGATATGTGCTAACTTCCAGTCCAAAACTGCGGTTATGTTTGAAACTATGTCTCCCGCACCTGAAGCCAATAACTTTCTAGGTGACTTTTTTATTATATCCGTATCCCCTACAACGGCAATTGGTGGTTCCGCCATAAATGAGGGCACACTTAACGAAACAATTGGCGAAGCAATACCGTCATTAGAAGCTGTGGTGGGTACACTAATAAAAGGTTTTTTAGTAATGCTAGAGGCGTATTTTGCTACATCAATGGATTTACCTCCACCAATACCTAAAATGCAATCATAATCTCCAAAAGATTCTTTGATATACTTTCTATTTTCATCGTTTAATTTGCCAAATCTCTCATATTCTACTTCTTGATAATAAATATAGTCGTATCCCAATTTGTTATATTTTTGAGTGCTTTTACCAGTAATTACCAAAGGATTTTTTAAATTTAGTTTTTCTAGTAATTCTGGTATTTTGTTAATTGCCCCATTTTCAACAAGGGTATATCTTGGGATTGTAATCATCGTATCACACTTAATTTATCGACTTATAACTTATTTTTAGAATTATTATCTTTTTATCCATAATTTTTAATTATACATTAAATTTTATACTTTCGATGGTTTATTTATTTTATTGTCAATTTGATTAGTAAATTTAGCTATTAATCCATTAGTTGATTATTGTCTGTTATTATCTTTTATTTTAAATAATTTGTAACGTCATTAATTTTTGAAACTTTAAATGCCCTTTTTCGTCTCATACAACTTTCACAAGTTCCACAATGAATTAATTCAGGGTTTTCATGGTAGCAAGAATAGCTATACTTTAAAATTTCTAAACCCAATTTTTGTTCTAAGTCAAATCCTTTTTTTACAATTTCATCTTTATTCATTTTATATAACGGAGCTTCCAATTTTACTTTATTTAACGTCCCATATTCAGTACATTTATTAAATCTATCCATAAATTCCATTGTATTATCTGGAAAGGTACTTGCTTCTTCTTCATTAATTCCGCAGTATATATGACCGGCGTCAATAGCTTCGGCAAGTCCTGAGGCTATCGAAAACATTATTAAATTTCTTGCAGGAACCCATACTTTTTTCATTGTCTGCTCTGCTATATCCTTATTATCTAAATTTTCTTCAGAAATGGTTGGAATATCGCCTGTTTTTAAGCCACATTCGCTTATTTCACACATTTCGCTTAAAAAATTTAAATCGACAATTTTATGTTCGGCATTCAATATTTTGGATATTTTTTTAGATGCCATTATCTCATTTTTTAAAGCTTGCTGCCCATAATTAAAAGTTATATTCGTTAAGTCGTATCCGTTCTGTTTTGCAATTAAAGACGCCACTGTGGAGTCTAATCCGCCACTCAATACACAAATTGCTTTCATTTTATCACAATTTTATTTTATTTTTTTAATTTATTATATTATTATTTTAAATACTATATATAATATGTTAAAATATTTTTTAAAATAACATAAAATAGGATTTAATATTAAATCTAAAAACATACTATTAAAAATAAAACTAATAAAATACGAAAATAATATAAAAATAATATAAAAATAATATAAAAATAATATAAAAATAATATAAAAATAATATAAAAATAATATAAAAATAATATAAAAATAATATATGAGTAAATATTTTAAAAATGCCAAGACTATACTATTTTATAGTCTTGGTAAATTACTTTTTCTATCCAATAACTCTTTTTGTTTTGCGCTATTCCAATTTGAAACATTTTGCAAGTATCCTGTTATCCTACTAAATTTTTCTACGCTATCACTACCGCAATTATTACAATTATCCTTTAAACCAGTCATTGCTTTGTTACAAGCTTCGCAAATACTTAAATTTTTAGTATATGTCCAAAATCCAATATTTGAATCACATATCTTTTTAGTTATATTCATCAAAACATCAGGGTCTGCGTAAGCTTCTGCATTCCAAAAGTGTCCGATATGACCACCATTACATAATGGGTGGAATTTCTCTTCGATACTTACCTTTTCACCAAGTGTAACATCTGAATTTACTTTCACGTGTGACGAATTGGTGTAATAGATACTACCGAGGTCATCTAAATTACCATTTACGACAGATTCAGTCTGTTCTTTGTAGTATTTATGGTCAAGTCTTGCAAACCTTCCGGCCGTACTTTCTGCAGGAGTTTGTGTAACTGTCCATCTTAGACCAGTTTCTTTTTTAAGGTCATCTGCATAGTTTTTGATATGTCCAATTACCTTTTCACCAAATGAGACGGCATCTTTTGAAGTATGTAACTCTTCGCCCATGTGATACTTCAATAATTCGTTTAAACCAACAAATCCGAAAGTCTTGGTCGTATTATCGTATCTGTAGTACTGTGTATCGTCGAATTCTTGAGTTAAGAATGGTAATACAGGTCTTGATTCTTCATCGCCGTATAATCTCTTTTGAGATATTCTATGTTTTATCTGTAAGGCGTCTTGTACTAAATGTAATCTTTCATTTAATAATTCAAATAACCTTGTATCGTCACCTTTAGCTTCATAAGCTATTCTTGGTAAGTTTAAGGTGTACCACTGCATGTTTCCAGTTCTAAGGGTACTCTCTTCAACACTGTTGCCCCAATCTCCACTTAAACGAGTTCTACAGCCCATCGCATTGGTATTTCCAAACTGATAGTCTGCAGTCATGTTTATAAAGTAAGGGAGTCCCCATTTAGCACTTAATTTATGTATTTTGTACAATAATTCGTAATTTTCATTTTTAAAAGCATTTTCTCTTAATTTGAATATGATATTAGGGAATAAGAATGGTTTACCGTATGCATCGCCACCCATTAAAACCTCAGTTAGTGCTTCAGCTATTATTTTTATTTCTGCGTCATATTCTTCATAGGTTCCTACGATCTGTCCATTTTTAACAGCAGGTTTGTCTTTTAAAAAATCTGGAGCTTCTAATTCTAAATTTACTGTACTGAATACAACCTGTCCGCCTCTTGCAGCATATATTTGGTTCATTTCATAAATAAACATCTGCATAAGTTGTTTTACTTCAGGGTATGATAAACCTCTCATATAAGGTGCTAACCATACGTTAAATTCATCTATACTCTGACCACCGGACATTTCACATTGTGCAGCACTTAAAACTTTTGCAGCGTGTTGTATTGCTACTTCAGGGTTTTTTGCAGGCTTTGATACACTTGTATGTCTACCCGTACCATCAACTTTCAAGCCGTGCATTAAAAATGGTCTTAAATCGTGTTGACAGCAAACGGTTCTAACAGCGGCATATTCCAAATCGTGAAGGTGAATATCTCCTTTCATATGCAAATCTGCAATATGCTTTGGGAATATCTTCATTAAAGCGTATTCCTTCATAGTTTCGTCAGCAACCCATTTGTGTATACTTTCCGGGTTATGCATTAAATTAGCATTATCTTTTGAACCATGATTAATTAATCTGTCTATATCATATACTGGAATACCTAATCTAGTGTGTTTATGTCTTATATCTTCAAAACCGTGTTCTATAAGCTTATAATTTACAACTTCCCTTATCATAGGTGCGGTAAGATATTTAACATCCATTTTTTTGAGTTCTTTTTCCACTTCATTTGCAATTTTTAAAGCAATAGTTTCGTCTGCATTAGCTTCGTTTATAAGTGCTTTAGCTATCTTATGCTTGTCAAACCCTTCAAATTCTTTTCCAGATGTTCTAATTTTTAGGCAATTGTCATAAAGGTATTTTTCAGAGTATTTTGAGGTTCCATTTTTTGCCTCGTATTCTTTTAATACTTTGAAAATACTTTTTTTCAGTTCATCAGTGGTCATTCCTTCATCTATATTTTCATATAAGTTTGAAAGTATAGGTTCTACGTCTGAATAATCAACCCCTGAGTTTAAAAGTGATTTTACCAATTTATTAATGTCAAATTGTTCACTATCTCCACTTTTTTTAATGATTTTTATATCAGGAACGATTTTTTTACTTGTTATCATCCAATCACCCTTTAAATAAAAAGATTTCAAAAAATAAAATTAATAGAATGAAATTGAAAATTATTTTAATAGTATCTAATTATAGTAGAATTATAATATAATTAAATTAACTTCTCTTTGAATATATTTTTAAGTAATTATTAGTTTAATAAATAGTATTTGTTGCATCTAAACTGTATTTTTATCATTTTCTATTTTTTATCATAGTGTTTCATATTATAATAGTTAATGATATTATTATGTAATATTATAAATACTATATTTCGTAATTTGTATTATTTTAATAATATTTATTAATATTCAATTTTTTTTAATAACCATCAACTACTATATGATATACACTATTAAAAGTTAGTTAATAAACATGCATCTAAAATTATTACACAAATACTTTTAAAATTAGCATAGTTTAAATTTACTATAAAATTATTATAATATATTATTTACTTATACAATATTATTTAAAAGTAAGTGGTATTTTAAAAACTAAATATTGCTTGAATTAATATATGCATTATTACCTAAGATGTATTATATATCATACTATTAATATTAGTTAGTCTAATTTATAACTCGATTAGTATTAATACTATTAATCATCAAATTTCGATATTTTAAATTCTTTAAGTGTATCAATATATTCAATTTTATGGTGTAATCATGACTAAAAAAACAATAATTGAAGGAACTACTAATTTAAACGTTTCAGAAGAGAGAACTTTGTCAAAAAAAGACCCTGTATTCTACAATCCCATAATGGAAGTAAATCGAGATATTTCCATTTCCACAATACAGGCTTTTTTAAACAATTTTAAGCGAGACGAATTTAAAGTCTGTGACGCTTTAGGTGGAAGCGGTGCAAGAGGGCTTAGATATGCAAAAGAACTTGATTTCAAGGGTATTTTAGATATTTCCATCGGCGATATTAACCCAAATGCAGTACGTGCAATTCACGAAAATATAAAATTAAATGAGTTCGATGATAATGTTAAATTATCTGTACATCACAAAGATGCAAACATATTATTGTCTGAAAATTACCGCGAGTTTAACGTCACTGATTTGGATCCTTTCGGTTCACCAGCACCCTATATGGATAGTGGAATCAGAGCAACTTTAACAAAAGGTGGTATATTATGTATGACGGCTACCGATACTGCTGTGCTTTGTGGGGCTTATCATAAATCTTGTATTAGGCGTTATAATTCAGTCCCAATACGTGGCGATAAGGAGTATGCCGTAAGGATATTAATTGCAAGTGCAATATTAAATTCTGCAAAATATGATATTGGTTTAAGACCTTTATTTTCACATTGTACTGACCACTATGTTAGAACATTTATGATAACAGAGCGTGGAGCTGGAAAAGCGGAAAAAGCAATGGAAAATCTTGGCTATGTTAAGAGACAATATGAAGATATTAGCACTAGAAACTACTTCGATGGATTTGAGCGAGGATTTGGCGGTCTTTTCTACATGGGCAAATTAAATGACGAAGATTTGGTTAATGATGCACATAATATTGCCAAAGAAAGAAATTATTCGAATAGGGCCGTAGAAATCTTAAATACGTTAAAAGAAGAGTCTAAATTTGATATGGTTGGAAGTTATAATATCCACGAAATATGTAGCTTTATTAAAAAATTAGTGCCCCCAATGGATGTTATTATCCAAGATTTAACCGATAAAGGCTTTAAAGTTTCAAGGGTACATTATACACCTTATGCTTTAAAATCTGATGCAAAATTAGCCGATATAATTGTTTCAATTTCTGAAAATAGTTCCATATAATATCATCTGATCGATTAAATTGGAATTTTCTTTTATTTTTTGAAAATACGTTTAAAAAATTAAAAAAGAAATATGATTTGATATTTGAGTATTTTTTTTATTATATTATTTTATATTTATTGATTATTAAATTCTTCAACTAATTTTTTATTTTCTTCTTCATCTTCCTTACTAATTGAAGCTTTAACTTTCCGCATGGCCTTTAAGAATGATTCTTTAGGTATTGTTTGAGCGTCTAGATTTTCTCTCAATGTTATCATTGCTGCTTCTCTACATATCCCAGCAATATCTGCACCTGAGTAACCTGCGGTTTTTTCTGACAATTCTACTAGTAATTTGTCTATTTCTTCCTTGTTATTATCAAGAATTGGCATATTTGCAGTATGTACTTTGAATATTTTTAGTCTTGTATCTGAATCTGGAGCAGGTACTAAAACCATTCTATCAATTCGACCAGGTCTTAATAATGCAGGGTCGATAAGTTTTGGTCTGTTGGTCGCAGCGATAATAACTAAATCTTTAGGTTCTTCCAATCCATCTAATTCGGTTAAAAGTTGATTTACAACTTTTTCTGCAGCATCATTTCCAAAACTCATTCCTCGAACTGGTGCTATGGAATCTATTTCATCAAAGAATATCACTGTAGGTGAGGCTTGTCTTGCTTTTTTAAAGATTTCTCTAATAGCTTTTTCACTGTCCCCTACCCATTTACTGAATATTTCAGGCCCCTTTACACTGATAAAGTTAGCTTCACTTTCATTTGCAACAGCCTTAGCAAGGAGCGTTTTACCAGTCCCTGGCGGTCCAAAGAGTAATATTCCTTTAGGTGGTCTAATGCCCATTTTTATAAATCTATCAGGATATTTTAAAGGCCATTCTACTGCTTCAATTAATTCCTGTTTTACATCCTCTAAGCCACCAATATCTGACCATTTAATGTTGGGTACATCTACCAATACTTCCCTAAGTGTTGATGGTTCTACTTCTTTTAAAGCATCGTAGAAATCCCCTTTAGTAACTTTAAGGGTTTCTAATACTTCCTTAGGTATTTCTTCATCGAGATCTATCGTTTTATTGTCGAGTAACTTTCTCAAAGATTTCATAGCAGCTTCTTTACATAAAACTGATAAATCAGCACCTGCAAAACCGTGAGTTTTGTCTGCAAGTTCCCTTACAAAGGATTTAATAATTGCACTATCTATCTTATCAATAATTCCCAATTCTCTAGCTTTCTCTACAACTACTTTTGAATCATGACTGGATGTTAACATTTCTTTTAATTTTCTAGCTTTGTCCCTTGCATCGACATCTTTCCTATTAGCATTTGCTAAATAGTTTATTCCATCTTTTAAGCTTAATTCATCATAATCTGCTTCAAGGGGCATGCTTCTCGTATGGATATCTAAGATTTCTCTTCTTGCGTTTCTGTCTGGAATTCCAATTGTAAGCTCCCTATCTAGCCTTCCTGGTCTTCTCAATGCTATATCAATAGAATCTGGCCTATTTGTAGCAGCTAGTATAACGACTTGCCCTCTATTTTCAAGACCATCTAATAAAGTTAATAGCTGAGCAACCATTCTTCTTTCAACTTCTCCTGTTACTTCATCCCTTTTTGGAGCTACAGCGTCTATTTCATCAATAAATATTACTGAAGGGGCATTTTCCTCAGCTTCTTCAAAGATTTTCCTTAAATTTTCTTCTGTTTCTCCAACATATTTACTCATGATTTCCGGACCATTTATTGTGTAGTAATTAGCACCGGATTCATTTGCAACAGCCTTCGCGAGGAGTGTTTTACCAGTTCCCGGAGGTCCTGCAAGTAATACACCTTTTGGAGGTTCAATACCTAATCTATCAAACAATTCTGGATGTCTCATAGGTAATTCGACCATTTCTCTAATTTTTTTAACTTCTTCTCTTAAACCACCAATATCTTCATAAGATACGCTTGGAACTTTTGTTTCTTTAATTTCTCCTGCGGGTTCTGTTTTTAATTCAACAGTTGTAGCCGGGCCAATAATTACCGGAGATTTAGGTGATGTATTAACCACTACAAACTGGAAAGCAGTTCCTAATACTGCTACGAGTACATTTGAACCTTTTCCAACAACTTGTTTGTCTAATCTACTTTTTACGTAGTCTTCAAACCCTGCATTAAACCTAACTGGTCTTGATGGAGCTAGAACTATTTTTTTAGCTTCTTTAGCCTGTACTTTTTCAACGGTTACTTTATCGCCGATACCTGCTTTGGTAACTTGCCTAAGTAAACCATCCATTCGTATTGTTTTAGTATTTTGGTCATCAAGATATCCTCTGAGAACCGTAGCGTATGTTTTATCTTTTCCTTCAATTTGAATAACATCGCCAGGTTCTAATGAAAGCTTTTGCATGGTTACCGGGTCTATTCTTACGGTACTTTTTCCTACATCGCTTTGATATGCTTCCTCTACGATAAGTTCCACCATAGATGTCACCTCATACTTTTTAAGTAAGTTTTAATAATTTTATAAATGTTACAAATATAATAGTCCTTTGAAGTTCTATATATATTTTTTGGTTACTAATTTATATCTTATATTTTAATATTCTAATATTCTAATTAATATTTTAATCATTTACTATAAGATATTTCACAAATATATAATTATCGTTTAATAATTAATTAATAATTGTAATATAGTAGTAAATGCAAATATACAAAGTTTAAGCCTATTTTAAGATAAATAAAGATTGTAAAATAATTTAATCAAAGTTTATGTTACTAAATTAATATTTATTAAAAAAAATATTTATATTTATGTTTTGAAATATGGAATAAAGACAATTATTTAATTTAAAAAAAATAGATTTATATGTATATATTTAAGCAATATGGTTAATTAGCGTTTTGCAGGACCTACATCTTCAAATCCTTCCCTTAGTCCCATACCCGCCTGTTTTTCCAAGTGTTTTTGGTCAAATAACATGTAATATATGTTTTCAGCGTGTTCTTCGGCTCTTCTTTTTGCAAGCCAATCTAATTCTTTTCCACTTTCCGCTTCATCCTCATGGACAAACACTTCGATAATGTGCTTATTTGTCATCAATTGAGCCATCATAAGCCCTTGTGATGCTTCATGAGCACAAACTTTGTCTTTATCCTTACCACCTGGCATACCCAAAGCTAATACTATTTCGCAACCTTGTTCTTCGATTAACTTTTTGCAAGCTACTGGCAAATCTTTCATACCTGGAACGGTGTATCGGATTATTTTTATTTTACTAGTCATTTCATTTAGCTTTTTTATTGCAGCAGAAGCCATATCAACCCTTGCAAATGTAGTGTCCGTAACTCCAACTTTTATACTCATGTATAACACCAATTTTGTAAATTATAATTTTAAATTATTAATTATATGGTTTTAAGAATATATTTATTTAAATAAATTAAAAAAGATTTAATTTATTCTTTTTTAGAAAAGACGTTTAAATAGTAGTTTATAATATCTGCGCCTGCTACATTAACAATTTTGTTTTCTTCGGCGTATTTTGCAGTTAATTCTTTGCTAAGTGCTCTACCATCGTCACCCATCATTTCGCAAATGGTTGTCATAGGGTATGTTCCTGCAATTTTTGAAAGTGCAAGTGATATTTCAGTATGACCTTGTCTTCTTTCAACTAAGCCTTCAGTAGCTCTTAATAAATGAACGTGCCCAGGACTTCTAAATTCAGAACCAAACTCTTCAAATCTGTTTTCTTTACACATTTCAACTAATTTTTCAATTGTGTAAGATCTATCGTTATCAGGTATTCCC
It contains:
- the ribC gene encoding riboflavin synthase produces the protein MSIKVGVTDTTFARVDMASAAIKKLNEMTSKIKIIRYTVPGMKDLPVACKKLIEEQGCEIVLALGMPGGKDKDKVCAHEASQGLMMAQLMTNKHIIEVFVHEDEAESGKELDWLAKRRAEEHAENIYYMLFDQKHLEKQAGMGLREGFEDVGPAKR
- the ribB gene encoding 3,4-dihydroxy-2-butanone-4-phosphate synthase; this encodes MEEYGNVKKAIEALKKGEIVLIYDDDKREAETDMVIASEFITPETIRTFRKNAGGLICNCIMPEDCDKLGIPFMVDILGLASEKYPVLDKLYPDDIPYDEKSSFSITVNHRKTFTGIPDNDRSYTIEKLVEMCKENRFEEFGSEFRSPGHVHLLRATEGLVERRQGHTEISLALSKIAGTYPMTTICEMMGDDGRALSKELTAKYAEENKIVNVAGADIINYYLNVFSKKE